Below is a window of Tolypothrix bouteillei VB521301 DNA.
TTACATCTCATTACCTTTGTATCGACAGGAAGAGCCAGTAATTCCATCCGTTCCATTAGACATTGATGATGGTCCACTGATATTGGTGTGCGATGACGATCCCTCAGTCCGGTCTGTCATGAGAGCTATGTTAGAACAACGAGGCTATCAAACGATATGTGCGGCTTCCGGACAAGAAGCAGTAGATCTGGCAATCAAACAGCAGCCAGATGTGATTTTTCTCAACCTCATGATGCCCGGTATGCACGGTTGGGAAACTTTAGGGGTATTAAAGCAGCAACCCCAGACTAAAGACATTCCTGCGATTGTTCTTAGCGGTTTAATGCCAGATGCCAGAAGTGTTCCCCATCCAGATGTCACTGAGTGGATTGTGAAACCTCCAGATGAAAAGTTATTATTTCAAGCGTTGGAAAGAGCACTCGCGGGAGAAAAAAGCCAGAGTTTGAAAGTACTCATTGTAGAAGATGATACAGATTTGGCACAAGTGTTGATTGCCATGTTTGAGCGTTACGGAGTGGAAACCTACCATGCCAAAACAGGACGAGAAGCCCTGCGTTTAAGCCAGCGTCTTGTTCCCGATTTACTGGTATTAGACCTAGCATTGCCGGAGGTAGATGGCTTTGCCGTGGTAGATTGGCTGCGGCACCACAGACGTTTGTGTACTGTTCCTTTGGTAGTTTATTGTGCTAAAGACCTCGATAACTGTGACCGAGAACGATTGAAACTGGGACAAACTCTCTTTTTTACTAAAGGACGCGTCACACCAGAAGAATTTGAAGAACATATAGTTAATTTATTAAATGGAATTATTCCAACAATTAAAGGGGATAACAGTGACAGCCAAACGCATTCTTATTATTGACGATGAAGAAGATATTAGAGAAGTCGCCCAACTTACCTTAGAGTCAGTAGGGGGTTGGGAAGTTTTTACAGCTGAATCGGGTATCGAAGGGCTGAAGTTAGCTGAAATTGAAAAACCAGATGCTATTCTATTGGATGTCATGATGCCAGATATGGACGGAATAGCAACTTTTCAGGAACTACAGGCCAATCCGGCGACTCAGAGCATTCCCGTAATTCTACTGACAGCAAAAGTGCAATCATCCGACCAGCGACGATTCGCAGAACTTGGTGTTCAAGGGCTAATTGCCAAACCGTTCAATCCCATGATGTTAAACGACCAACTGACACAGCTTCTGGGTTAGTGCTAGATGTTGCAAAAATTTTTTCCTCTCCACAGGTTCTTCATTTTTGGACTCTAACTTAAATATCAGGTGACCTCGGTTTGGAAATGGAGACTGCAATGAATTTAATTAACAGATTGACGCGTAGAGGTTGTTAGTTGTTAGTTGTTAGTTAATTGCTACTATTAACCACTAAGAACTACTCATGATTGACCAAGAACTAAATAAATTTGTTAATTATTCATTTGCAGTTTTTTTTAACACTTAACTTTGAAAAAGGATATGATAAATGTACGAGCAAGACTTCGAGAGGGAATATCAAGAATTTAACGCTGCTGTCAATTTGTTTGTCAATATTTTAAAGTTTAAAGACAGAGATCTAGTGGAAACCTGCGAACAAGTTTTGATGAACCTTATGGGTTCTAAATATACACAAAATATCATGAATGCAGCTTTGTTTCAACTAGCACAGAGTGCTCCTGATACTTGTCAGTGGATTTGGCAAAATTTTCCTTACCTTGATGCTTGTATTACTTTAAAAGAGTATGTAGTCATGCTCGCCGTACAAAAGTTAACCAGTCAAGGTTTTGTTTTAGGTCAAGATTTTAGTGCTACAGCTGATGGCGAACTGTTAGTTAATCAGAATGCACGTGCTGTCTTGATGCAAAGTATTTCTGATGCAGATCGTGTTTTTGTGACAGAAATTTTAGACGCAGCCCAACAAGAACCAACTTACTAAACGAGCGCAGCGATAAGCCGAAGGCTTAACGGCTTCAGCCCTAGCACGCTAATGCATGAGGTGGGCATTGCCCACCCAACCACACTACTAACTATTAGCTATTAATTATTAACAACCGATCGCTAACCACTAACCATTATGCTATTAAACAATTCACGTCATTTCGGTTTTCATCCTATTCAATCAATACGCCAATGGCTCGACTCTATAGAAATTAATGACTGTAAAGTTGCTCAACGCCTGTGCAAGACTATTCCAGCCCAGTGTCCCTTTGAACGCAAATTGACACTCTTTAATCGCACCATCTTATATATTCCACCTCTGTGCAAGCTAAATCCTTTCTACGAACAATTAGTCATGCTTCGGTTTAAGTCTTTAGTTTATCTTGCAGATGTATGCGGAGAAGATGTTACCGTATATTGTTAACTGGGCGTAGATTGCTGTACTAAGACTTTTGCTTGATATGCTTCAAGGTTGAGTATAATTTGACGATCGCTAGCTTCAATATTATTACCATCTATCCACTCGTGCCATTTTCCATCACAGGGAAAGTTAGGAACTAGATAATCATCATAATTTTGATCTGAGAAATTTGCAGCAACGACAACACGCTCACCCTGTTCGTTCCAACGAACATATGCCAAAACTTTTGCCTCTCGATTTTCATGGAAAAATTCTATATTGTTATTCTGCAAAGCAGTATTTTGTTTGCGTAAGGCAATCAGTTTTTTATAGTACTCAAATAAATCGCGATTTTGCTCTCTCTCTATCAATGCCCATGCTATCTTTTTAGGTTGATTGACATTTTCACTTTTACGCTTGTGTTCTCCAAACTCTTCACCCATCCACAGCATGGGAATACCCATGGCTGTCATAAGTAGTACAGCTGCTAACTTGGCTCTTTTAAATGCATCTTCATCAAAGATACCGCGATCGCCCAATTCTCTCAATAAGTGTTCGCGATCGTGAGTTGCTAAATAATTTATAACGTTTGTTGCTGCTGCATAACCCTGTCGCCTCGGATCTAAGATCTCCTTCAGCTTGTCTGGTTCAAACATTTCCCCAGTTATATGTGGTAAAACAAAATAGCGGAAACTTTCATGCCAGCAAGAATCCAACGGACCTTCAGGAGTGGTGATTTTACTGGTGTCAGGAATATGTTCGGCTATATTGAAAAATGGTTTGGGTGCTGTATTTTGTTTGGATTGTTGAGCTAGCCAAGTCAGAAATTCATCGTTAGCCAATTGTCGCACAGCATCAAAACGAATTCCATCAATGTGATATTCTTGAACCCAATATTTTACGACATCTCCAACGTACTTCCAAGCGGGCTTAACGTCTAACCGTTCATCGTAGTTGTTATAATTAAACTCCGGTCCCCAGTAGTTACCTGGATCTTCCGGATAATGCATGTGTTCGTAATACCAATAATTTCGGTCAATTAACATCAGAGGACATTCTTCATCCGTATGGTTGTAAATTCCATCCATAAAAACTCGAATCCCTCTACCATGACACTCATCAATAAAGCGCTTTAAATCTTCCGTTGAACCATAGCTAGATTCTGTAGCGAAGTAATGGCGGACTTTGTACCCCCAGCTATAGTCACCCGGATATTCATTCACTGGCATTAATTCGATCGCATTGATTCCCAATTCGCTAAGATAATCTAACTTCTCAATAGCATCTATATATTTTCCACGTTTGTATCGGTCAACTTCACCACCAGTGAAATCCGCAACGTGCATTTCATATATCACTAATTCACAATTGCTAGGTAATGGCGTGCGATCGTGTTGCCAAATATAAGTATCAACAATTTTTTTCCCACCTGCGATCCGAACTATACTAACTTTTCTGTCTTCATCAACATCTGTTGCGTAAGGATCGATAACATCCACCCACCGATCTGGTTCAAATTGCGGGCTCTTTGTTTGTACGCGAAATTTATACTGATATACTCCATCTTTGAGTTCTGCGTGAGTGCGGAAATAACCATCTTCACACTTTTCCATTGGTATCTCTTTCCAGTCGGAGAAAGAACCAATCAGAGCAACACCATTATTGCGGGGAGCAAATAGTTCAAATTTGATTGCACTTGTCATTTAGGACTTGTTATTTAGAAATTGAGAGATGGGGAGATGGAGGAATGGGGATTGGTACAGACAAGGTAGAATTTTCTCCCTTGTCTCCCTGGTCCCCAGTTACCATTTAAAGAATTTTCTAAGCAGCTGGTGTAACAATTGGTGTAGGAGTATTTGTCACGGAGTAATTATCTAGGATAGGCTTGCGAGTTTTTAAGTCAAATTTATATCCGTTTGGTAGGATATGAAGCCTTGCTCCACAAATGGCTAAGGGTTCATCCTTCAAAATCTCACCAACATTGCTGTGCATGACTGATGAGTCATCAACAACTGTGATACAACCTTCTCCAACCACTTCAAATTGGTTATCGGTTACTATAATGGCTGTATTCTCGTCAATCCCAAATCCCAAAACAGCCGGCTGCTGAGCTAAAGCAGCAATTAAACGCCCCAACCGTCCGCGTTGTGAGAAGTGCTGGTCTATAACCACTCCTGGTAAAAAAGCCATCCCAGGACCCATCTCTACAATTTCCATTCGAGGATTTGTTTCTGAGTCACCCTCTACAATCATCACGTCGGGCATAACTGCAGCACCCGCACTAGTTCCGCCTACCACTATTCCTTCGGAGTAACGGTTGTGAATAGCTTTATCAAGATCGGTGTCTTTCAGGACACTCGTGATTCGAGCTTGATCTCCTCCTGTAAAAAATATACCAGTCGCTTCATTAACTGCTTCTAACGCTGTCGATGAAGAAGCATCACTGCGAGTTTCCGTATCAACTATACGAACATTCTCGGCTCCGAGACGTTCAAAGACTCTAATATAATTTTCTCCAACTTCTCTAGGCAGCTCTGTTGCTGCGGTCATAATAACAATTCTGGCTTTTGTACCCCCAGCACGACGAACGAACTCCCGAAGAATTTGACAATCTCCTTCTTTGTCTTCGGCACCTCCAATAATGACTAACTGTCTTTTAATTTCACTAGCTACCATATAGCCACCTCA
It encodes the following:
- a CDS encoding response regulator; protein product: MTAKRILIIDDEEDIREVAQLTLESVGGWEVFTAESGIEGLKLAEIEKPDAILLDVMMPDMDGIATFQELQANPATQSIPVILLTAKVQSSDQRRFAELGVQGLIAKPFNPMMLNDQLTQLLG
- a CDS encoding cyanophycinase, giving the protein MVASEIKRQLVIIGGAEDKEGDCQILREFVRRAGGTKARIVIMTAATELPREVGENYIRVFERLGAENVRIVDTETRSDASSSTALEAVNEATGIFFTGGDQARITSVLKDTDLDKAIHNRYSEGIVVGGTSAGAAVMPDVMIVEGDSETNPRMEIVEMGPGMAFLPGVVIDQHFSQRGRLGRLIAALAQQPAVLGFGIDENTAIIVTDNQFEVVGEGCITVVDDSSVMHSNVGEILKDEPLAICGARLHILPNGYKFDLKTRKPILDNYSVTNTPTPIVTPAA
- a CDS encoding Mo-dependent nitrogenase C-terminal domain-containing protein; amino-acid sequence: MLLNNSRHFGFHPIQSIRQWLDSIEINDCKVAQRLCKTIPAQCPFERKLTLFNRTILYIPPLCKLNPFYEQLVMLRFKSLVYLADVCGEDVTVYC
- a CDS encoding alpha-amylase family glycosyl hydrolase, with protein sequence MTSAIKFELFAPRNNGVALIGSFSDWKEIPMEKCEDGYFRTHAELKDGVYQYKFRVQTKSPQFEPDRWVDVIDPYATDVDEDRKVSIVRIAGGKKIVDTYIWQHDRTPLPSNCELVIYEMHVADFTGGEVDRYKRGKYIDAIEKLDYLSELGINAIELMPVNEYPGDYSWGYKVRHYFATESSYGSTEDLKRFIDECHGRGIRVFMDGIYNHTDEECPLMLIDRNYWYYEHMHYPEDPGNYWGPEFNYNNYDERLDVKPAWKYVGDVVKYWVQEYHIDGIRFDAVRQLANDEFLTWLAQQSKQNTAPKPFFNIAEHIPDTSKITTPEGPLDSCWHESFRYFVLPHITGEMFEPDKLKEILDPRRQGYAAATNVINYLATHDREHLLRELGDRGIFDEDAFKRAKLAAVLLMTAMGIPMLWMGEEFGEHKRKSENVNQPKKIAWALIEREQNRDLFEYYKKLIALRKQNTALQNNNIEFFHENREAKVLAYVRWNEQGERVVVAANFSDQNYDDYLVPNFPCDGKWHEWIDGNNIEASDRQIILNLEAYQAKVLVQQSTPS